In Aureibaculum algae, the following are encoded in one genomic region:
- a CDS encoding alpha-glucuronidase family glycosyl hydrolase, protein MTNSVRSLLIFLCVFFSLKSYSDNGYDLWLKYQKIENKALLNTYKNTLNSISFTGNTATLNAAKEEIVRGLSGLLNHEYTISKAVASTNALIIATKEHIDSQFTEQLKNDFTQLKKNGFIIKSITKKNRKYTIITSNDELGVLYGVFNFLRLIQTHKSINDLHIVDAPTIDIRLLNHWDNLDRTVERGYAGESIWNWHKLPDFIDQRYIDYARANASIGINGTVLTNVNSNALILTPQYMEKVTALANVFRPYGIKVYLTARFSAPIEIGGLSTADPLHKEVQQWWNDKAKEIYSQIPDFGGFLVKANSEGQPGPQNYGRNHVDGAKMLATAVAPYGGIVMWRAFVYSEHDTDDRAKQAYTEFVPFDGQFPDNVIIQVKNGAIDFQPREPFHPMFGAMPKTNVMMEFQITQEYLGFSTHLVFLPKLYQEVLSSDTYVKGKGTTVANVIDGSLHTKKITAMAGVANIGSDFNWTGHPFAQANWYGFGRLAWNPHLSAKEIADEWLRSTFSNKDEFVEPMTDLLINSRETVVNYMTPLGLHHIMDTNHHYGPGPWVSNLSRPEWNPVYYHKADSLGIGFNRSTDGSNAVSQYSKELKTIYNNLESCPEELLLWFHHVPWNYKLKNGDTLWNNMALTYQKGVNEVAQMEATWKMMEPYVDNQRFQEVNMLLKIQLKEANWWKNACMLYFQQYANLPFPNGMEKPTKSLKYYQSLKFPFAPGIRPQWD, encoded by the coding sequence ATGACAAATTCAGTAAGAAGCTTATTGATATTTCTTTGTGTCTTTTTTAGTTTAAAAAGTTATAGTGATAATGGGTATGATCTTTGGCTCAAATATCAAAAAATTGAAAATAAAGCGTTACTGAATACGTATAAAAACACATTAAATTCAATTTCATTTACTGGTAATACAGCAACATTAAATGCAGCTAAAGAAGAAATAGTTAGAGGCCTAAGTGGTTTGTTAAATCATGAGTATACTATCTCAAAAGCTGTTGCATCTACGAATGCTTTAATTATTGCAACTAAAGAGCATATTGATAGCCAATTTACCGAGCAATTAAAAAACGATTTTACACAATTAAAAAAAAATGGCTTTATCATTAAGTCAATTACTAAAAAGAATCGCAAGTATACCATCATTACTTCAAATGATGAGCTAGGTGTCTTATATGGTGTGTTTAATTTTTTAAGATTAATTCAGACCCATAAATCAATTAATGACTTACATATTGTTGATGCTCCAACTATTGATATCAGATTACTAAACCATTGGGATAATTTGGACAGAACCGTAGAGCGAGGCTATGCAGGGGAATCCATTTGGAATTGGCACAAATTACCTGATTTTATAGATCAGCGTTATATTGATTATGCTCGAGCCAATGCTTCTATCGGTATTAATGGTACTGTTCTAACGAATGTAAATTCAAATGCATTAATACTTACTCCACAATATATGGAAAAAGTTACAGCCTTAGCAAATGTATTTAGACCGTATGGTATTAAAGTTTATTTAACGGCACGTTTTTCTGCACCCATTGAGATTGGTGGGTTGTCTACGGCTGATCCTTTACATAAAGAAGTTCAACAATGGTGGAACGATAAAGCGAAAGAGATCTATTCGCAAATTCCAGATTTTGGTGGCTTTTTGGTTAAAGCAAATTCTGAAGGTCAACCTGGACCTCAAAATTATGGTAGAAATCATGTTGATGGTGCAAAAATGTTAGCAACAGCCGTTGCACCTTATGGTGGAATTGTAATGTGGCGAGCCTTTGTATATTCAGAGCACGATACTGATGATAGAGCAAAACAGGCATATACAGAGTTTGTGCCTTTTGATGGTCAATTTCCGGATAATGTAATTATTCAAGTGAAAAACGGAGCTATTGATTTTCAACCTCGTGAACCATTTCACCCTATGTTTGGTGCAATGCCTAAAACGAATGTGATGATGGAGTTTCAAATTACTCAAGAATATCTTGGCTTTAGTACACATCTTGTTTTTTTACCTAAATTATACCAAGAAGTCTTGTCTTCAGACACCTATGTTAAAGGAAAAGGAACAACCGTTGCCAACGTTATAGACGGCTCTTTACATACTAAAAAGATTACGGCTATGGCTGGCGTGGCTAATATTGGTTCCGATTTTAACTGGACTGGACATCCATTTGCACAGGCTAATTGGTATGGTTTTGGTCGGTTAGCATGGAATCCGCACTTGTCTGCAAAAGAGATAGCTGATGAATGGTTAAGAAGTACATTTTCAAATAAAGATGAATTTGTGGAACCAATGACCGATTTATTAATAAACTCTAGAGAAACCGTAGTCAACTATATGACACCACTTGGTTTACACCATATCATGGATACAAATCATCATTATGGTCCTGGGCCTTGGGTTAGTAATCTTTCAAGACCAGAATGGAACCCTGTTTATTACCATAAAGCGGATAGTTTAGGTATTGGTTTTAATAGGTCTACGGACGGTAGTAATGCGGTTAGTCAATATTCAAAAGAGCTTAAAACTATTTATAATAATCTAGAAAGCTGCCCTGAAGAGCTGTTACTTTGGTTTCATCATGTGCCATGGAATTATAAGTTGAAAAATGGAGACACCTTATGGAATAATATGGCTTTAACATATCAAAAAGGCGTAAATGAAGTTGCACAAATGGAGGCTACATGGAAAATGATGGAACCATACGTGGATAACCAACGGTTTCAGGAGGTGAATATGCTGTTAAAAATACAACTAAAAGAAGCCAATTGGTGGAAAAATGCTTGCATGCTTTATTTTCAGCAATATGCTAATTTACCTTTTCCAAATGGAATGGAAAAGCCTACAAAATCATTAAAATATTATCAATCATTAAAATTCCCCTTTGCTCCTGGTATACGCCCCCAATGGGATTAA
- a CDS encoding SusC/RagA family TonB-linked outer membrane protein, translated as MMKLKIAMIALVMICTQSVLSQTKTVSGTVIDSDGMTLPGVTILVVGTSNGVTTDFDGKYQIENVSATDQLSFSFIGMSTQTITVGAQSTINVTLLVSAEALDEVVVVGYGTQSRAEVTGAISSIDSDELAALPVATAEQALQGRASGVTVINSGSPGTAPIVRIRGLGTVGNNNPLYVIDGVITGSLAGISTNDIESVNVLKDASTTAIYGSQGSNGVVMVTTKKGKSGKAKISFNTYAGFQNITQRYDVLNTQQYLQYANDAFNFTPSSPNSSLNAETNWQDEIFQSGVLQNYDLSASGGNENSNYRFSAGILDQEGAVVGTGFKRYSFRANSGFTSGKFKFGETMAVSFNSQNPELSDGGRSIIEHAIKMAPYLSVYNADNLGGFQGPDNTLDGQDAVNPVRIMELGNNLNKTTAITGSLFAEFEIIEGLKFKSQVGLDYYSYNNNRFVPSYNDDSVAGAFTGSQLFASITKNTGVGQTVTFTNSLNYEKTIADVHNFDVLLVAEKYENNVSYINAASQNLISDEVDQVSDQGSALKSESFETNRIGYLGRVNYNYDGKYIFAASIRRDASSRFGENNRWGTFPSLALGWNIAKESFMGDSKFSNLKIRGSWGLVGNDNISNYLYSPTLTSDFTYPIGGVAAVGTTAAGLANPDLKWEETTMVNIGLDFGLFNEKVTGSIEYYKNTSDDLLMSRTTPVSLGFHAGSITENVGSVETNGFELNLGYNHYGDDFSWSANLNLGTSKNEVKSLGQLTEITGALFEGSDISRISVGESLFYFYGLETDGIYQTQAEVDAVFTANPGQTTVQPGDIRFVDHSGDGDITSDDRVVIGNPYPDVTYGLNLSGDYKNWDLNLFIAGVAGNDVYNTNIYDLEGMPRLFGAGTAVLDRWTPSNASNSVPRAGGAPQNVAISDRFVEDGSYTRLKNISLGYTLPENVFGEKLFSSFRIYVSGQNLITLSDYSGLDPEIGNSTVLTNSAFETGIDRGNYPQPKTFLLGLQVTF; from the coding sequence ATGATGAAGCTTAAAATCGCAATGATCGCTTTGGTGATGATTTGCACACAAAGTGTTCTTTCACAAACTAAAACCGTAAGTGGAACGGTAATAGATAGTGACGGGATGACACTACCGGGAGTTACAATTCTCGTAGTTGGAACAAGTAATGGTGTAACTACTGATTTTGATGGTAAATATCAAATCGAAAACGTAAGTGCAACAGATCAATTATCATTCAGTTTTATAGGAATGAGTACACAAACAATTACTGTTGGTGCACAATCAACTATTAATGTAACTTTATTAGTTTCAGCCGAAGCTTTAGACGAGGTTGTAGTAGTTGGTTATGGAACACAAAGCAGAGCAGAGGTTACTGGAGCAATTTCTTCAATTGATTCAGATGAACTAGCTGCACTTCCAGTTGCAACTGCAGAGCAAGCCTTACAAGGTAGAGCATCTGGTGTAACTGTAATAAACAGTGGTTCTCCTGGTACAGCTCCAATAGTGAGAATTAGAGGTTTAGGTACGGTGGGTAATAATAATCCATTATACGTTATTGATGGTGTTATTACAGGTAGTTTAGCTGGTATAAGTACCAATGATATTGAATCAGTAAACGTTTTAAAGGATGCTTCCACAACAGCAATTTATGGATCACAAGGTTCTAATGGTGTGGTTATGGTAACCACTAAAAAAGGAAAATCAGGTAAAGCCAAAATTTCCTTTAATACTTATGCAGGTTTTCAAAATATAACGCAAAGATATGATGTGTTGAACACACAACAGTATTTACAATATGCAAATGATGCATTTAACTTTACACCTTCTTCTCCTAATAGTTCTTTAAATGCCGAGACAAATTGGCAAGATGAAATTTTTCAAAGTGGAGTATTACAAAATTATGATTTAAGTGCTTCAGGCGGTAACGAAAATTCTAATTATAGATTTTCAGCGGGTATTTTAGATCAAGAGGGAGCAGTTGTTGGAACTGGATTTAAAAGGTATTCTTTTAGAGCGAATAGTGGATTTACATCTGGTAAATTTAAATTTGGCGAAACTATGGCCGTATCTTTTAACAGCCAAAACCCAGAACTTTCAGATGGAGGTCGTTCGATAATTGAGCATGCGATAAAAATGGCACCTTATTTAAGTGTATATAATGCTGATAATTTAGGTGGATTTCAAGGTCCAGATAATACTTTAGATGGTCAGGATGCTGTAAACCCAGTAAGAATTATGGAATTAGGTAATAACCTAAATAAGACAACTGCGATTACAGGTAGCTTATTTGCAGAATTTGAAATTATTGAAGGATTAAAATTTAAATCTCAAGTTGGTTTAGACTACTACTCGTATAATAATAATAGATTTGTACCATCATATAATGATGATAGTGTAGCAGGGGCTTTTACTGGCTCACAACTTTTTGCATCAATAACAAAAAATACAGGTGTAGGACAGACGGTCACATTTACCAATAGTTTAAACTACGAAAAAACGATTGCAGATGTGCATAATTTTGATGTATTATTGGTGGCTGAAAAATATGAAAACAATGTGTCTTACATAAATGCTGCTAGTCAAAATCTTATTAGTGATGAGGTAGATCAAGTTTCAGATCAAGGTTCTGCTTTGAAGAGTGAATCTTTTGAAACCAATAGAATTGGTTATTTAGGAAGGGTTAATTACAATTATGATGGCAAATATATTTTTGCTGCTTCTATTCGTAGAGATGCTTCATCACGTTTTGGTGAAAATAATCGTTGGGGTACTTTTCCTTCATTAGCTTTAGGTTGGAATATTGCCAAGGAAAGTTTTATGGGAGATAGTAAATTCAGTAATTTGAAAATTAGAGGAAGTTGGGGGCTTGTAGGTAATGACAATATTTCAAATTATTTATATAGTCCAACACTAACCAGTGATTTTACCTACCCAATTGGAGGTGTAGCAGCAGTAGGTACTACCGCAGCAGGTTTAGCCAATCCAGACTTAAAGTGGGAGGAAACTACCATGGTTAATATCGGTTTAGATTTTGGTCTTTTTAATGAAAAAGTTACAGGTTCTATTGAGTACTATAAAAATACGAGTGATGACTTGTTAATGAGCAGAACAACGCCTGTATCTTTAGGATTCCATGCGGGGTCAATTACAGAAAATGTGGGATCAGTGGAGACCAATGGTTTTGAATTAAATTTAGGCTACAATCATTACGGAGATGATTTCTCATGGTCAGCCAACCTAAACTTAGGGACTAGTAAAAATGAAGTAAAATCTTTAGGTCAATTAACTGAGATTACTGGTGCACTTTTTGAAGGATCTGATATTTCAAGAATATCGGTAGGTGAATCTTTATTTTACTTCTATGGTTTAGAAACGGATGGTATTTATCAAACGCAAGCTGAGGTTGATGCTGTATTTACGGCTAACCCTGGCCAAACAACGGTTCAGCCTGGAGATATTCGATTTGTAGATCATAGTGGTGATGGAGATATAACTTCTGATGATAGAGTTGTTATCGGTAATCCTTACCCTGATGTAACATATGGTTTAAATTTAAGTGGTGATTATAAAAATTGGGATCTTAATTTATTTATTGCAGGAGTTGCAGGTAATGATGTCTATAACACAAATATTTATGATTTAGAAGGAATGCCGAGATTGTTTGGAGCAGGTACTGCTGTTTTAGACAGATGGACGCCAAGTAACGCTTCTAATAGTGTGCCTAGGGCAGGTGGAGCTCCGCAAAACGTTGCTATTTCTGATCGATTTGTAGAAGATGGTTCGTATACAAGGTTAAAAAATATATCTTTAGGCTATACTTTACCAGAAAACGTATTTGGAGAAAAATTATTCTCTTCATTTAGAATTTATGTAAGTGGACAAAATTTAATTACATTATCTGACTATTCAGGTTTGGATCCAGAAATTGGAAATTCTACAGTGCTAACGAATTCGGCATTCGAAACAGGAATTGATAGAGGTAATTATCCTCAACCTAAAACATTTTTGTTGGGTTTACAAGTTACATTTTAA
- a CDS encoding endo-1,4-beta-xylanase: MMILKKEYNLVLKLSIILLLVTGCKESEPSQVGLKDAANFPIGTAVRIRTLLSDSELQVLEKANFNSITATSDMKMQQILPKEGAYHWSRIDSILNYAEKNEQRLFGHNLIWHSSTPKWVVEKAAKDSLWLAEFMKEYIHKYVGRYKGKVHGWDVVNEGLETKGGAYRETIWYKAMGKDYIAKAFTYAHEADPDAVLFYNDFNIERDTAKLNGTLRMVEELKAQGVPISGIGFQMHIRMDIPDETIANALKKAAATGLQIHLSEVDIIFNTHDDSRLGGVQLYDELTDEMKEAQAEKYKNLAKMYRTIVPEEQQYGITFWDFTDRDTWINGFFNMNDWPCVFDENLKKKPAYFGFLEGLKEKN, translated from the coding sequence ATGATGATTTTAAAAAAAGAATATAATTTAGTTTTAAAGTTGTCCATTATTTTGTTACTCGTAACAGGTTGCAAGGAATCTGAACCGTCACAAGTGGGTTTGAAAGATGCTGCAAATTTTCCAATTGGTACCGCTGTTCGTATCAGAACTTTACTGTCTGATTCAGAACTGCAAGTGTTAGAAAAGGCCAATTTTAATAGTATCACTGCAACTAGTGATATGAAAATGCAGCAAATTCTTCCAAAAGAGGGAGCTTATCATTGGTCTAGAATTGATAGTATTTTAAATTATGCAGAAAAGAACGAGCAACGACTTTTTGGGCACAATTTAATTTGGCATAGCTCAACGCCAAAATGGGTTGTTGAAAAGGCAGCGAAAGACAGTTTGTGGTTAGCTGAATTTATGAAAGAATATATTCATAAATATGTGGGCAGATATAAGGGTAAAGTCCATGGATGGGATGTGGTAAACGAAGGGTTAGAAACTAAAGGTGGAGCTTATAGAGAAACGATCTGGTATAAAGCGATGGGTAAAGATTATATAGCGAAGGCTTTCACATATGCTCATGAAGCAGATCCTGATGCTGTATTATTCTATAATGATTTTAATATTGAACGTGACACTGCTAAATTAAATGGAACACTTCGCATGGTGGAAGAATTAAAGGCACAGGGTGTTCCAATTTCTGGAATTGGATTTCAAATGCATATACGAATGGACATTCCTGATGAAACAATAGCAAATGCCTTAAAAAAAGCCGCAGCTACAGGTTTGCAAATACATTTATCAGAAGTAGATATTATTTTTAATACTCATGACGATTCTAGATTAGGTGGTGTTCAATTATATGATGAGCTCACTGATGAGATGAAAGAAGCTCAAGCAGAAAAATATAAGAACCTCGCCAAAATGTATCGAACAATTGTTCCTGAAGAACAACAATACGGAATTACTTTTTGGGATTTTACAGATAGAGATACATGGATTAATGGTTTTTTTAATATGAACGATTGGCCATGTGTTTTTGATGAAAATTTAAAGAAAAAACCTGCTTACTTTGGATTTTTAGAAGGCTTGAAAGAAAAAAACTAA
- a CDS encoding VCBS repeat-containing protein, with product MINKIKIFVGFFGLLLLLNCTESKKTSQEKMFTSLSESDTGINFANNLTENDSLNYFSYSYLYMGGGVAAGDINNDGLIDIYFTGNQVSNKLYLNKGDLKFEDITEKAGVAGDERWYTGVTMGDINGDGFLDLYCSVGGKFAPKNNQLFINNQDGTFTEMAEAYHLDDIGNGVQATFLDYDRDGDLDLYVANYPPTLFTSPTFVYAYKMNNVHDIESNHLFRNDGETFTDVTEAAGLKAFGLSLSATVGDLNNDGWPDLYVSQDFNSPDFMYLNQQDGTFKEVLKEATAHTAFYGMGSDIADFNNDGNLDIFQNDMDANSNKRQKANMASMNPQLFWDVVNAGFHYQYMQNCLQVNSGVFNDGVPYFSNISRLAGVSSTDWSWGPLFADFDNDGFKDLFISNGTRREINNNDYFNRLKKVKVEQDTMLKLSLEIPSEKIDNFMLRNTGDMKFERKNEDWGIEFKGFSNGVVYADLDNDGDLEVVTNNIDDKASVFKNNNAKANNYITVKFEDESKNKLGIGNRVYLKTGENTQLQELTLSRGFQSSVAPELHFGIGKAEKIDELKVVWTDGKVQVVNNPTINKTIILKHSDASEEKVEVSTSDKLFMTDTSNLFPSYKHEENINDDFENQVLLPHKMSTFGPALAVGDLNNDNLEDYYIGASKGKKGAIFLQNENGFKESTLDFDENSEDLGATIFDADGDGDNDLYVVSGGYEYKTDSKNLQDRLYLNDGKGNFTKANEGTLPKMITSGSKVYHADFDADGKEDVLVLGRQTPGNYPLPASSYLLKNNSKNGIAKFDVFTEMMPKEFTDLGMATSAVITDYNNDKMLDIIVVGEWMPIRVFKNTKTGFSDVSEELGLTVDTTGWWWSINQGDFDNDGDMDYILGNNGLNYKYKANENETFDIFVNDFDKNNKSDIVLSYYNGGKQYPVRGRGCSSQQIPSIKKKFENYETFSEATLVDIYSEKALNASLHYQVKSFASIYLENQGDKFVIHQLPVEAQVSSVNKVLIDDFDKDGALDVLLAGNLHMSEVETPRNDASYGMYLKGNNKGSFEAIPASESGFFMPGDVKDIQTIKVKGDNYIISVKNDDYVQYVKQNK from the coding sequence ATGATTAATAAAATTAAAATATTCGTAGGTTTCTTTGGTTTGCTACTATTATTAAATTGCACAGAGTCAAAGAAAACAAGTCAAGAAAAAATGTTTACCAGTTTAAGTGAATCGGATACTGGAATAAACTTTGCCAACAATTTGACAGAAAATGATTCTTTAAATTATTTTTCCTATTCCTATTTGTATATGGGAGGTGGTGTAGCCGCAGGAGACATCAATAATGATGGTTTAATAGATATTTATTTTACAGGTAATCAAGTCTCAAATAAATTGTATTTAAACAAAGGAGATTTAAAATTTGAAGACATAACAGAAAAGGCTGGTGTAGCAGGAGATGAACGATGGTATACAGGGGTAACCATGGGAGATATTAATGGCGACGGATTCTTGGATCTTTACTGTTCTGTAGGAGGTAAATTTGCTCCTAAAAACAATCAATTATTTATAAATAATCAAGACGGAACTTTTACGGAGATGGCAGAAGCATATCACTTGGATGATATAGGAAATGGTGTGCAGGCAACTTTCTTAGATTATGATAGGGATGGAGATTTAGATTTATATGTAGCCAATTACCCTCCAACTTTATTTACTTCGCCAACATTTGTTTATGCATATAAGATGAATAATGTGCATGACATTGAGTCCAATCATTTATTCAGAAATGACGGCGAAACCTTCACTGATGTAACAGAGGCAGCTGGTTTAAAAGCTTTTGGTCTTAGTTTAAGTGCTACGGTAGGCGATTTAAATAATGATGGTTGGCCAGATCTATACGTTTCGCAAGATTTTAATTCACCAGATTTTATGTACCTCAATCAACAAGATGGTACTTTTAAAGAAGTGTTAAAAGAGGCTACTGCTCATACTGCATTTTATGGTATGGGGTCTGACATAGCTGATTTTAATAATGATGGCAATCTTGATATTTTTCAAAATGATATGGATGCCAATAGTAATAAAAGACAGAAAGCGAATATGGCAAGTATGAATCCGCAACTTTTTTGGGATGTAGTAAATGCTGGTTTTCATTATCAATATATGCAAAATTGTCTTCAAGTAAATTCAGGTGTTTTTAACGATGGTGTGCCTTACTTTTCAAATATATCAAGACTAGCAGGAGTTTCTTCTACGGACTGGAGCTGGGGGCCTTTATTTGCTGATTTTGACAATGATGGTTTCAAAGATTTATTCATTTCTAATGGAACAAGAAGAGAAATTAATAATAATGATTACTTCAACCGGTTAAAAAAGGTGAAAGTTGAACAAGATACCATGTTGAAATTAAGTTTGGAAATTCCTTCTGAAAAAATTGATAACTTTATGTTGAGAAATACAGGAGATATGAAGTTTGAAAGAAAGAATGAAGATTGGGGTATTGAATTTAAAGGTTTTTCGAATGGAGTTGTATATGCAGATTTAGACAATGATGGAGATTTAGAGGTAGTAACTAATAATATTGATGATAAAGCTTCGGTTTTTAAGAATAATAATGCCAAGGCAAATAACTACATTACTGTAAAATTTGAAGATGAGTCTAAAAATAAATTAGGAATTGGGAACAGAGTGTATTTGAAAACTGGAGAAAATACACAATTGCAAGAACTTACATTGTCGAGAGGGTTTCAATCTTCAGTAGCTCCAGAATTACATTTTGGAATTGGTAAAGCAGAAAAAATTGATGAATTAAAAGTGGTTTGGACAGATGGAAAAGTACAAGTTGTAAATAATCCAACCATCAACAAAACAATAATTCTAAAGCATAGTGATGCTTCCGAAGAAAAGGTAGAAGTCTCAACGAGTGATAAATTATTTATGACAGATACTAGTAATCTATTTCCTTCTTATAAACATGAAGAAAATATCAATGATGATTTTGAAAATCAAGTCTTATTACCACATAAAATGTCAACTTTTGGTCCTGCTCTAGCTGTAGGCGATTTAAATAATGACAACTTAGAAGATTATTACATTGGTGCTTCTAAAGGTAAAAAGGGAGCTATTTTCTTGCAAAATGAAAATGGATTTAAAGAATCGACTCTTGATTTTGATGAGAATAGTGAAGATCTTGGAGCCACAATTTTTGATGCTGATGGAGATGGTGATAATGATTTGTATGTAGTCAGTGGAGGCTATGAGTATAAAACTGATTCAAAAAATCTACAAGACAGATTGTATTTAAATGATGGGAAAGGAAATTTCACCAAAGCAAATGAAGGCACCTTGCCCAAAATGATTACAAGTGGTTCTAAAGTATATCATGCAGATTTTGATGCTGATGGTAAAGAAGATGTGTTGGTTTTAGGTCGTCAAACTCCTGGAAATTATCCGTTACCTGCAAGTAGTTATTTACTGAAAAATAATAGTAAAAATGGAATTGCAAAGTTCGATGTGTTTACTGAAATGATGCCAAAGGAATTTACCGATTTGGGTATGGCCACTAGTGCTGTTATTACAGATTATAATAATGATAAGATGTTAGATATCATCGTTGTTGGTGAATGGATGCCAATTCGTGTATTTAAAAATACCAAAACAGGATTTAGTGATGTCTCTGAAGAGCTTGGGCTTACTGTAGATACCACGGGTTGGTGGTGGAGTATCAATCAAGGCGATTTTGATAATGATGGTGATATGGATTATATCCTAGGAAATAATGGCTTAAATTATAAATACAAAGCTAATGAAAATGAAACCTTTGATATTTTTGTTAATGATTTTGATAAAAATAATAAAAGTGATATTGTACTAAGTTATTATAATGGAGGGAAACAATATCCCGTAAGAGGACGTGGTTGTTCTTCACAGCAAATACCATCAATAAAGAAGAAATTCGAAAATTATGAAACATTTTCGGAAGCCACTTTGGTCGACATCTATTCAGAGAAAGCATTAAATGCTTCTTTACATTATCAAGTAAAATCATTTGCTAGTATTTATCTCGAAAATCAAGGAGACAAATTTGTGATTCACCAACTTCCCGTAGAAGCTCAAGTGTCAAGTGTTAATAAAGTTTTAATTGACGATTTTGATAAAGATGGGGCATTAGATGTTTTATTAGCGGGTAATCTTCATATGTCTGAAGTAGAAACACCTCGTAACGATGCTAGTTATGGTATGTATTTAAAAGGAAATAATAAAGGATCATTTGAAGCTATTCCAGCCTCTGAAAGTGGCTTTTTTATGCCTGGAGATGTAAAAGACATCCAAACAATTAAAGTGAAAGGTGATAATTACATTATTTCGGTGAAAAATGATGACTATGTGCAGTATGTAAAGCAAAATAAGTAA
- a CDS encoding RagB/SusD family nutrient uptake outer membrane protein, with protein sequence MKKYKLIFTIFTMLLLVNACSEKDLELTNPNQLSPDTFFKNEAQVQSAVNAVYANFQTHGMYSRGMFFSSDNMSHENAGNPQLEADKKQYLDFSFDSSHGLNKAFWDSCFRGVNKANFVIENKEAIDVIPEGLMSATTKAKFIGEAKFLRGLYYFWLVVRYGDVPLITVIPEAPVGFPKSSADLVYQQIIDDLKDAQNTLLDKGDEDNGRANKGAATALLGKVYLYRGEHALALAEFNKLSGYALEANFFDNFKEETEHGVESIFEIEYDDDLGFSAQWNSDVSGAGPNEATFRGQEYGCLDWFNVYPSDDLLDEYEANDTRFGDTFYSVGDSYKAGELTITTSNLTVGTDVRRAGWKKYQNYYKDAAEDQTSGINFKYLRYADVLLMMAECENEVGTQSDAVGYINRVRLRAGLTGLATTLTKDQVFDAIVHERKVELAGEQVRFNDIIRWGNASTELVGTNFQAGKHELMPIPDAEISSNENINAEDQNPGY encoded by the coding sequence ATGAAAAAATATAAATTAATCTTTACAATTTTCACTATGCTATTGCTTGTAAATGCATGTAGTGAAAAAGATTTGGAGTTAACAAATCCAAATCAATTGTCACCTGACACCTTCTTTAAGAATGAGGCACAGGTTCAATCTGCGGTAAATGCTGTATATGCAAACTTTCAAACGCATGGTATGTATTCTAGAGGAATGTTTTTTTCTTCCGATAATATGTCACATGAAAATGCGGGTAATCCACAATTGGAAGCAGATAAAAAACAATATCTAGATTTTTCTTTTGATTCTAGTCACGGGCTGAATAAGGCCTTTTGGGATAGTTGTTTCAGGGGAGTGAATAAAGCAAATTTTGTAATAGAAAATAAAGAAGCGATAGATGTCATACCAGAAGGTTTGATGAGTGCCACTACCAAAGCGAAATTTATTGGTGAAGCTAAATTCTTAAGAGGACTGTATTATTTTTGGTTAGTCGTTAGATATGGTGATGTTCCTTTGATTACGGTAATTCCAGAGGCTCCAGTAGGCTTTCCGAAAAGTTCAGCAGATTTAGTGTATCAGCAAATAATAGACGATTTAAAAGATGCCCAAAACACATTGCTTGACAAAGGAGATGAAGATAATGGTAGAGCTAATAAAGGAGCTGCTACAGCATTATTAGGTAAAGTGTATTTATATAGAGGTGAGCATGCTTTAGCATTAGCTGAATTTAATAAATTGTCAGGTTATGCCTTAGAGGCAAACTTTTTTGATAATTTTAAGGAAGAAACAGAGCATGGCGTTGAGTCTATTTTTGAAATTGAATATGATGATGATTTAGGGTTCTCTGCACAATGGAATTCTGATGTTTCTGGAGCTGGTCCAAATGAAGCTACTTTTAGAGGTCAAGAATACGGTTGTTTAGATTGGTTTAACGTGTATCCTTCAGATGATTTGTTAGATGAATATGAGGCAAATGATACTAGATTTGGTGATACTTTTTACTCTGTTGGTGATTCTTATAAAGCTGGAGAGTTGACAATTACTACATCAAATTTAACTGTTGGAACAGATGTTCGAAGAGCGGGTTGGAAAAAGTATCAAAATTATTATAAAGATGCTGCTGAAGATCAAACTTCAGGTATAAACTTTAAATACTTAAGATATGCAGATGTGTTATTAATGATGGCTGAGTGTGAAAATGAAGTGGGAACGCAATCAGATGCAGTGGGTTATATTAATAGAGTAAGACTAAGAGCTGGTTTAACGGGGTTAGCAACAACCTTAACTAAAGACCAAGTTTTTGATGCAATTGTTCATGAACGTAAGGTAGAGTTAGCAGGTGAACAAGTTCGTTTTAATGATATTATCAGATGGGGTAATGCATCTACTGAATTAGTAGGAACCAATTTTCAAGCAGGTAAGCATGAATTAATGCCAATACCAGATGCGGAGATTAGCTCAAATGAAAACATCAATGCTGAAGATCAAAACCCTGGTTATTAA